Sequence from the Plasmodium yoelii strain 17X genome assembly, chromosome: 10 genome:
TTTATCTTCTTTTAAAATTCTTTTTTGGtgccatttttttaatagatCACCAGACGCATCGATTTGCTCTAAGGAATTTCTCTTATTTCGAGAATGCAATAGACCAGATGGAccacatatattaatagatgtaatataatagaattatatatatatatattggcaaaaattgttattttaatacatgtttttttatacCTTTCCCTTTTTAACACATTAATATAGgacaataaatatttaatttcgAAAAAGCACTTGGACaaatataatgttaataATGCAACTATAGGACCAATTGAAGCCCCCGAACGAAATAATTCTAATACTGCAACATTTTTAggaaaaatgaaagaaacATTACACTTGAAGAATTTTAAGGAAAATTTTATAGCTTATAAATGGTGAAACATATGGAATAAAATGGTTGTTGcacctttttttttatagtgttataaaatattttttttttttatactattttttaatatttttgaaaaaataatgatacaCTTTTAAAACCGTGTACTAAAACTTATCCttctaataaaaaatatataacataattaTTGTCATGataatttacaaaattattaattcagcgaattttatatatgataaagGGGACATCGAAAAAGGAAAAATGCAAAGAGATTTATAACAATTATGTGAAAATATCCCATCATTTTGtagaattaaaatattttaatcgataattttttagtatgtgttaaaaaaattaggGGAAACgtacataaataataatatgtggATTGAATTTATAAGCAAAATAGTTCACAAGTGTGTTAAAAagtgaaaagaaaaaaaataaaaattttcagGAATTAACAATGTTTCATCAAaggtatataaaatatgcattAAATATGTAAAGGAAGGAATATATATACCCATACACACATTTTGTATAACGGTTGATTAATTTGGTAGTGCTTAAACTTTAAACTTCTTACTTATTATTCCCTCAACATTATCTCTTTTTATAACCGAATAATGCTCGTTAAAAACTTTCGATTTCATCCAATTGACAATCTGATATTCAGAGAACTTATTTTGCATAGCtgttttcataaaaatattaagtggtaaaaatacattattaGGGTTTAGAAATTCTGTTTCATTTTCTGTACCCGATTCTGTATCATTTTGAAAATCTCTGGCAGATacatttttcaaattttctCTTTGAATAGTTTGTTGCATAGCTCTTCTAACGAGTTCACATAAAACTTCATGACCTCCTCTAAACAATGCTCTATATCTAGCAAATTCTTTACTCAATTGCTTTGCTACTGCGAATCTTTGACATGAAACATATGATTCTAATAAAGTTGCAATAGCATAGTCTACATCTTTTGAAACAATTTGTTGAGACAAT
This genomic interval carries:
- a CDS encoding ATP synthase-associated protein, putative, which encodes MNEKCEEVKSKYYTCLNASKRSLSKCKDIETELRGCSKTTGKSYCINEINNLMECSRSPDASICSKEFLLFRECNRPDGPHILIDDNKYLISKKHLDKYNVNNATIGPIEAPERNNSNTATFLGKMKETLHLKNFKENFIAYKW